CCGGGCGCCGGACATGGCGCACGCGGGTGAGTTCTACGCACGGATGCTGGCGGGAATCCCAGGCCTGGCGAACGTGGGCCCGCTGGTGTGGAGCATGCTGGCCATCGCGGTCCTCGCGCACACGCTGCCGATGAAGCTCTACGACACCGCGGCGCTCGTGTTCCTCAAGATGCCCGCGCCCGCGAGAGCGGTGGTGCTGGTGCTCCTGGGCCTGGGCATCCGCCAGCTGTCCACGCTGGAGACCCGGCCGTACGTGTACCTGCAGTTCTGAGTACGCTGGCGCCGGATGGGTTCCTTCCGGCGACAGCTCCTCTGGATTGGCATCGCGGGCCTGGGCATCGCGTGCGCGTCGTCCGGTGCTCGGCGGTTCTATCTGGCGTCGGAAATTCGGAAGCGGGATGGCATTGAGGGGCTGAGCATCGCGCCCGGCCCCTGGCCGGAGGTTCCTGCTGTGCTGACGCGCACTTCGCTCGTTCCCGACGATCTAGTGATTCCCACGCTCCAGGCCTTGCTGGAGCTTCCCGGCGCGGTGGACGCATGTGACGCGAACACCGGGCGACCACGCCCGGAAGCGTCCGAATACTGCGTGGCCATCTACCGGACTCCCACGGACTGGCGTGTGTCATGGCCCATCAAGAACACGGTGAAGCCGGGCGGCTCCTGCATGCCTCCGTTCGGTGGTGTCGAGGATGCGGATCTTGGCGGGGATCTTCCTGTGTTCGGCTATGCGCACAATCACCCGTGCGCTTCTGACCTCAGCAATCAAGACCTACGCACCTGGCCCATGACGAAGTCGGAGGGCGCATGGGTCGTGGTCGCCTATGGCACAACGCCAGATGGACGGCTCGCACGTGACAAACAGGGCCAGGTGATTCCCGCCTGGGGTTGGCTTGCCACGGGACACCGTGCGTCGCCCCGGTTCTACAAGTGGAACCAAGCGGGTGAAGTCTTCCGGTGGGATGTCAGTAGGAAGCAGTGGAAGTTCCAAGCACGCTGCGAACCGAGCCCATCCAGCATGCTCAGGCCTGAAGGTGTTCCTCCCAAGTGCTCCGCGGCACTCCACCCCTAATGGCCCATGGGCTATCCAGGTACAACATGTTGAAGGCTCCGTACTCCATGTTGATTGCATCGTTGCTGCTGGAGACAGGACTCCTTGGGACGCCTCTCTGCAACAGACGGCCGGATCCAAGTCCGGCGACGGCGCAAGCGCAGGAGGCACCTCCAGACTCGGGAACATCCGCGACCGGCTCTGAAGCAACGATCCCCTGGCCCAAGCAAGACCTGATGCCACTCGCCACCCTGGAAGGGCCTGCCATCCAGGCCGCGCATGCAGCCCTGGAAGAAGCGCTGAAGCGATTTCCGAAGGAGTCAGCGGGTCAGTGCGCCTTTTCCGCCCAGGCACTGGAAGTCGTCATTGGTCAGGAGGCTGGCTGGTACTTCGCTCGCGTCAACCGCCGCGTGGACAGGTGCCCTGGATTCGGTCCCGGTGTCACGGGACTCGAAACGGACTGGTTCGAGCTGTACGCAATCTCTCCAGATGGAGACATCACGCGATACCCCTACCAGCCTTGATTCGCACATTCAGGGCATGGCGGGGTACCGCGCCAACACCTTTCCCTCGGGTGAGACGGCGTACAGTTCGAACACGTCGAACCCGAGCACGGTGCCGGGTGCCCATCCGCACTTGTCGGGCCGTGGGTTGATGCGGACGAAGTAAGTCCCTCGCTCTTCACCCACGATGACCTCCATCCCCTTCGCCGAATAGGTGCAGCTCTTGGCGTACTCCTTGGGGTACCGGGAGAGGACCCGCTGCAACGCGGCGTGCGCTGCAAGGACCGCGGGTCCGTCCAGGGTCGCCAGGGGCTGAAGGTCTGCGGGCCACTGGATGCCTTCCGCGATGTTTGGCGGGCGGGCGGTTCCTCCGTCCTTGACGGCAACGTCTGTCCGCGAGCCCTCCACGCCTCCGTCCTGAAGGAGCGAGACGCAGAGGAGCACGTGATGCGGCTTCAGCATTGGAACCTCCACCGCGCCTCGGCGAGACGCGCTGTCCCGCCGAGCCTATCCCACCGCTTCAGTTCACCTGGAGGGTGAACAGGGTCACCCGGTTGTCGGTGGTCAGCCCCACGCGGTACCGCCACGTCGCGGCGCCGAACTGCACCAGGTACGTGTAGATGCGGTCGTCGCCTTTCGTCTCACGCTTCGCCAGCACCAGCGGCCCCGCCGGCCCCAGCTGCTGCAGGATGGACTGGAAGAGCGGACCCGCCTCCGCCACGTACCAGTCCGGAACGTAGGCGAACATCGACGCCTCCCAGGCGCCCTGCCGCGTCTTCTCCAACAGCTCCGTGAGAAATGCCGTGACCTGCGGCTCCGTGTCCGGAATGGGCGCCAGGGGCGGCACCGCGAGCGCCGGATTCACGATGGCCGCGATGCCCTCGACGAACAGCGTCGGGTTCGACTTGTCCATGTTCGCCAGCACCACGATGGACAGCTCGTCCCCCAGGAAGCGGGCATAGGCCGTCCGGAATCCCTGCCACGCTCCCGTGTGCTGGTGCAGCGGCTGGCCGTTGCGCTCCAGCACCTCCCACCCGAAGCCGTACGGCCAGGGGGCGCCACTGTTCAGCTTCGCCGGTGACAACATCTCCTTCCAGCTGCCTCGCGACAGGACCGCCCGCTTCTCCACCGCCTCATCCCAGGCCAGCATGTCCTTCAGCGAGAAGTAGAGCGAACCGTCCCCCGTCGTGTTCAACGACGGCGACACCCAGCTCTGGTTCTTCACCACGCCCCCCACCAGCTGGTAGCCCGCAGCGCGGTTCGGGATGACCTCCGCCTCGCTGATGCCTCGCGCCGTCTTCATGCCCGCGGGCTTGAAGACCTGGCGCCCCAGGACCTCCTGATACGTCATGCCCGCCACGCGGTTCACCAGGATGCCCAGCAGCACGTAGCCAGAGTTGCTGTAGTTCCATCGCAGCCCCGCCGGGAACTCCAGCGGCAGCTGGTAGATGAACTCCGCGAACTCCTGCTCCGAGTAGTCCTTGCGCTCGTCGAGCAGCCCCTCCAGGTCCTTGATGCCAGACGTGTGCGTCAGCAGGTGGCGCACCGTGATGGGCCTCCACGTCGCGGGCGCATCCGGGAAGTACTTCGTCACGCTGTCGGACAACGACACGCGCCCCGCCTCCACCTGGAGCATCAGCGCTGTCGCCGTGAACATCTTCCCCACCGAACCTGACTGGAAGAGCGTGTCCGTCCCCACCGGGACCTGATGCTCCAGGTTCGCGAAGCCATACCCCTTCGCCAGCACCACCCGGCCGTGGCTCACCACCCCCACGGCGAGCCCCGTCACACCCAACCGCTTCTGCTCCGCGCGCACGAACGTGTCGATGCGCTCGCGGAGTGACTCGCGCCCTCGGAGCGAGTCCTGAGCCTGGACGGGACGGGCCACGAGCAGGCCCATCAAGAAGACGACAGCCAACGCGAGCGGCATCAGGGAATGGCGCATGGGGATTTCCTACATCCGGCCCTTCATGAGCCGGTCGTGGCATCTCTTCAGGAGTCCCCAACCGCGCGAATGATGCACGCCCCGCGATATGAACAGCTCGCCATGCGCCGTGCACCGCCAATGGGCCCTCCCCCGCCTCCGTTCCGCTTCCGCCGGCGACTGCTGGCGGTGATGCTGCTCGCGGGCCTCATCCCGCTGGCGTTGCTGGGTGTTCTCGCACAGGGCGTCCTGGAGCGTGTGCTCTCCATCTCCATCGCGCCCGTGGAGGCCGTACTCGACAACGTCTCCGAGGAGCTGACCCGCCGCGGGCTGCCTCCGGATGCGCTCGACGAGGCCCGGCTGAACCTGGCGCAGGCGGAGCTGGCTCGGCGGGCCCTGGTGCGCCGCGTGCCCGTGTTCATCGCCGGAGTGGGCGCTATCGCCGCCGTCGTGCTGGCCGTGTCCGCCGTGCTCCTGGGCCGCGTCCTCACGCGCCCCATGGCCACGCTCCTGGACGGCATGCGGGCCTACTCGCGCGGCGACCTGTCCGTCCGCCTCCCCGTCCCCGAGCCCGCTCGCGACGAGCTCCAGTTCCTCCTGGGCCAGTTCAACCGCATGGGCCAGGAGCTGCTGGATCAGCGCGAGCACCTCAAGGCCGCCCAGCAGATCGCCGCGTGGCAGGACGTGGCCCGGGCGCTCGCCCACGAGCTGAAGAACCCCCTGACCGCAATGAGGCTGTCGCTCGCGCGTCTGTCCCCGCAGGATGCCGGCACCCTGCCAGACCCGACGCGCCTCGCCGAAGCGGTGGCGCTCCTCCAGGAGGAGGTGGACCTGCTCATGCGCATGACCCAGAGCTTCTCCACCTTCGCGCGCCTGCCCGCCCCCCGCTTCCAGGACGTCGCGCTGCGTCCGCTGCTCGCGGAGGTGTGCGCGCTGTACGAGGGCACTTCGCCGGTCCCCGTGGTGCTGGACCCCGGCGAGGAGGTGTCGCTGCGCGCGGACCCGGATGGACTGCGCCGCCTCTTCGGCAACCTGGTGAAGAACGCCACCGAGGCCTCTCCACCGGACGCCCCACCCGTCCACGTCGCGTTACACGAAGCAGCGGACGGCCGCGTACACGTCACCGTGAGCGACGGAGGCAGCGGCGTCCCGAGCGTGCTGGAGGGCCCTGTCCTCACCCGAGGACTGTTCAGCACCAAGCCCGGCGGCAGCGGGCTGGGCCTGCCCATCGCGCAGAAGATCGCCCACGAGCACGGCGGCACCTTGAGATTGGAGCCGGGCCCCCAGGGGGGAACCCGGGCCCAGGTGGTGCTGCCTTCCGACGCCTCCCAGGTGACCGCATGAAGACCGGAGCCCGCATCCTCATCGTCGACGACGACCCCGGCGTCCTGCGGGCCGTGCGTGGATTGCTCCAGGACGGAGGCTTCACCCCCGTGGAGGCGCGCTCCACCGCGGAGGCCTCGCGGCTGCTCGAAGCGCCGGACGCGCCCCCCGCGCTGATGCTGCTGGACCTGCGCATGCCAGGCGAGACAGGGCTGGAGCTGCTGGCGCGTCTGCCCAAGCCACTGCCCGTCCCCGTGGTGGTCCTGTCTGGCGAGGCCTCGCCTTCCGAAGCCGTGCAGGCCCTGAAGCTGGGGGCCACGGACTTCGTGGAGAAGCCTCCATCCCCCGAGCGGCTCCTCACGGCGCTGCACAACGCGCTGGCCCTGGGCGCGCTGCGCGAGGAACGCGAACGCTTGCTGGACGCGCTGGCCCAGCCGGGGAACCTGGCGGGCGAGAGCCCTGCCATGGAGTCCCTGCGCCAGCTCATCGCGCGCGTGGGTCCCAGCGACACGGCGGTGCTCATCACCGGCGAGACGGGCACCGGCAAGGAGCGCGTGGCGCAGGCGCTGCACAAGGCCTCCGGACGCAAGGGCCGGCTGGTGGCGGTCAACTGCGCGGCCATTCCCTCCACGCTGCTGGAGAGCG
This DNA window, taken from Corallococcus coralloides DSM 2259, encodes the following:
- a CDS encoding serine hydrolase domain-containing protein is translated as MRHSLMPLALAVVFLMGLLVARPVQAQDSLRGRESLRERIDTFVRAEQKRLGVTGLAVGVVSHGRVVLAKGYGFANLEHQVPVGTDTLFQSGSVGKMFTATALMLQVEAGRVSLSDSVTKYFPDAPATWRPITVRHLLTHTSGIKDLEGLLDERKDYSEQEFAEFIYQLPLEFPAGLRWNYSNSGYVLLGILVNRVAGMTYQEVLGRQVFKPAGMKTARGISEAEVIPNRAAGYQLVGGVVKNQSWVSPSLNTTGDGSLYFSLKDMLAWDEAVEKRAVLSRGSWKEMLSPAKLNSGAPWPYGFGWEVLERNGQPLHQHTGAWQGFRTAYARFLGDELSIVVLANMDKSNPTLFVEGIAAIVNPALAVPPLAPIPDTEPQVTAFLTELLEKTRQGAWEASMFAYVPDWYVAEAGPLFQSILQQLGPAGPLVLAKRETKGDDRIYTYLVQFGAATWRYRVGLTTDNRVTLFTLQVN
- a CDS encoding sensor histidine kinase gives rise to the protein MMHAPRYEQLAMRRAPPMGPPPPPFRFRRRLLAVMLLAGLIPLALLGVLAQGVLERVLSISIAPVEAVLDNVSEELTRRGLPPDALDEARLNLAQAELARRALVRRVPVFIAGVGAIAAVVLAVSAVLLGRVLTRPMATLLDGMRAYSRGDLSVRLPVPEPARDELQFLLGQFNRMGQELLDQREHLKAAQQIAAWQDVARALAHELKNPLTAMRLSLARLSPQDAGTLPDPTRLAEAVALLQEEVDLLMRMTQSFSTFARLPAPRFQDVALRPLLAEVCALYEGTSPVPVVLDPGEEVSLRADPDGLRRLFGNLVKNATEASPPDAPPVHVALHEAADGRVHVTVSDGGSGVPSVLEGPVLTRGLFSTKPGGSGLGLPIAQKIAHEHGGTLRLEPGPQGGTRAQVVLPSDASQVTA